One window of Chryseobacterium indologenes genomic DNA carries:
- a CDS encoding T9SS type A sorting domain-containing protein yields MKIYPIAAVLLCMNVYAQKQSTLKENQKHLQELYAKYEKDLKKVHKNAKAAGIPPNLYNEEDYKRTMDPVTGRTNFEGLAKVNEDILTGKYQPSQPMSFISNHNASTTGKIVDEPWIERGPYSVGGRTRAIMYDPNDPTGKRVFAGSVSGGLWVNQDPSVAANEWQPLSTFWANTSISSITYDPNNPQIFYVGTGEAPTADAVGSGIWKSTNGGTTWTQIFTIPVTYSSSGVRNGNFYINDIKVRNNNGVSEVYAGVSGAYVGISFNDGWQGLSQAGLYKSTDGGTTFTKNNSLLALNTTTGVTSTTGYSIQQIEIGADNAVWVSTRSSRFSNIDSGGRIFKSTDGNTFNQVYNVGNSGSRVNFTLSRTDANKIYAFMQGASSAEPIRIAKSADGGTTWQATNDAAPVLALPTATDTSIPANDFTRGQSFYDLIIATDPLDDNTLYIGGIDLHKSTNGGTSWTQISKWSNNNNMAALQVSQVHADQHEIVFNPYNNYATGQMMFGNDGGIYYAANKANIGTVGGFSPRNTRYNVTQFYSAMLNPIKTPANEELLAGAQDNGSWWLYGVPQANNFLTSQSATGGDGMYTEYDDQDNYEIASYVYNSHYLLTNNSYYLISSANRNMGHFVNEIALDRTNDVFYSYRSGLTLFRTSGLSASATSFTNNVVTVGTAQTNEQISWMKVSPYTTASTTLFVGTNLGRIFKVTNANTTAYAATLLTSPITGTVSDIEFGANENEIIVTFSNYNLTSVFYSTDGGTTWQNKEGNLPDMPVRTVLRNPDNPNEVLVGTEMGVWGTTSFLATTPEWASVTGNIGNVRITNLDYRPVTKTVLVSTYGRGAWTTQNTVPALSTAETKSKKDMNIIYPNPSKGISHLRFDTAKYSSVDISIVDGSGRLVYSKKNVKSDEEFGQKLVPGNYILKAESKGQIVYSGNFLVLGRTGGDDD; encoded by the coding sequence ATGAAAATCTACCCTATTGCAGCGGTTCTACTCTGCATGAATGTGTACGCACAAAAGCAAAGTACACTTAAGGAAAATCAAAAGCATTTGCAGGAGCTGTATGCTAAATATGAAAAAGATCTTAAAAAGGTTCATAAAAATGCAAAAGCGGCAGGAATACCTCCTAATTTATACAATGAAGAGGATTACAAAAGAACAATGGATCCTGTAACAGGGAGAACCAACTTTGAAGGACTGGCAAAGGTAAACGAGGATATCTTAACAGGTAAATATCAACCTTCACAACCTATGTCTTTTATTTCGAATCACAATGCCTCTACTACAGGGAAAATAGTAGACGAGCCCTGGATTGAAAGAGGACCATATAGTGTAGGAGGAAGAACAAGGGCAATTATGTATGATCCAAATGATCCTACAGGGAAAAGAGTTTTTGCAGGAAGCGTTTCAGGAGGACTTTGGGTAAATCAGGACCCTTCAGTAGCAGCCAATGAATGGCAGCCATTAAGTACATTCTGGGCGAATACCTCCATTTCAAGTATTACTTATGACCCAAATAATCCACAAATTTTTTACGTAGGAACAGGAGAAGCTCCAACTGCTGATGCTGTAGGATCAGGGATATGGAAATCAACCAATGGCGGTACAACATGGACGCAGATTTTTACCATTCCTGTTACCTATTCTTCTTCCGGAGTAAGAAACGGTAACTTCTATATTAATGATATCAAAGTAAGAAATAATAATGGCGTATCAGAAGTATATGCCGGAGTAAGCGGTGCTTATGTAGGAATTTCGTTTAATGACGGATGGCAGGGATTAAGCCAGGCTGGATTGTACAAGTCTACAGATGGTGGAACAACATTTACAAAAAATAACAGCTTACTAGCTCTTAATACAACTACTGGCGTAACCAGTACAACAGGATATTCTATTCAACAGATAGAAATTGGGGCAGACAACGCAGTATGGGTTTCTACCAGATCTTCCAGATTCTCCAATATAGATTCCGGTGGGCGAATTTTTAAATCCACAGACGGAAATACTTTTAATCAGGTATACAATGTAGGAAACAGTGGTTCGAGAGTCAACTTTACTCTTTCAAGAACAGATGCCAACAAAATATATGCATTTATGCAGGGTGCATCTTCTGCAGAACCTATCAGAATAGCAAAATCTGCAGATGGCGGAACAACCTGGCAGGCAACAAATGATGCTGCGCCTGTTTTGGCGCTGCCTACAGCAACCGATACGAGTATTCCTGCTAATGACTTTACAAGAGGGCAATCTTTTTATGACCTGATCATTGCAACAGATCCTCTGGATGATAATACCTTGTATATAGGAGGTATTGATCTGCATAAATCTACCAATGGAGGAACAAGCTGGACACAGATCTCAAAGTGGTCAAATAACAATAATATGGCTGCTTTGCAGGTCTCACAGGTACATGCTGACCAGCATGAAATTGTATTCAATCCTTACAATAATTATGCAACAGGGCAAATGATGTTTGGAAATGATGGAGGGATCTATTATGCGGCCAATAAAGCTAATATTGGTACTGTTGGTGGGTTTTCTCCCAGAAATACCAGATATAATGTAACGCAGTTTTACTCTGCCATGCTGAATCCCATAAAAACACCAGCCAATGAAGAATTACTGGCAGGTGCACAGGATAATGGCTCATGGTGGCTGTATGGAGTGCCACAAGCTAATAATTTCCTTACCTCTCAGTCTGCTACAGGAGGAGATGGGATGTATACTGAATATGATGATCAGGATAATTATGAAATTGCAAGTTATGTTTACAATAGCCACTATTTATTGACTAACAACTCATATTATCTTATTTCTAGTGCTAACAGGAACATGGGGCACTTTGTAAACGAAATTGCTTTAGACAGAACCAATGATGTCTTCTATTCTTACCGTTCCGGACTTACACTTTTCAGAACAAGTGGACTTTCTGCATCAGCGACATCTTTTACCAATAATGTGGTGACAGTAGGAACCGCACAAACAAATGAGCAGATTTCATGGATGAAAGTATCTCCTTATACAACCGCTTCTACAACACTTTTTGTAGGAACCAATCTGGGGAGAATCTTTAAAGTAACAAATGCCAACACCACAGCATACGCAGCAACATTGTTGACATCACCAATAACAGGAACTGTTTCTGACATAGAATTTGGCGCCAACGAAAATGAAATTATCGTAACCTTCTCCAATTATAACCTTACCAGTGTTTTCTACTCTACAGATGGAGGAACTACATGGCAGAACAAAGAAGGGAACCTTCCTGACATGCCTGTAAGAACTGTATTAAGAAATCCAGACAATCCAAATGAAGTGCTGGTAGGAACCGAAATGGGAGTTTGGGGAACAACTAGTTTCCTTGCAACAACGCCTGAATGGGCTTCAGTAACCGGGAATATAGGAAATGTAAGAATTACCAATTTAGATTACAGACCAGTTACCAAAACAGTATTGGTTTCTACATATGGTAGAGGAGCATGGACAACCCAGAATACAGTGCCTGCTTTATCAACAGCTGAAACCAAATCTAAAAAGGATATGAACATTATCTATCCGAACCCTTCCAAGGGAATTTCTCATCTGAGATTTGATACTGCTAAATATAGTAGTGTGGATATAAGCATTGTGGATGGCTCAGGAAGATTGGTATACAGTAAGAAAAATGTAAAGTCTGATGAAGAGTTCGGACAAAAGCTTGTACCTGGAAATTATATTTTGAAAGCCGAGTCTAAAGGTCAAATCGTATATAGTGGTAACTTCCTTGTATTAGGACGTACCGGAGGTGATGATGATTAG
- a CDS encoding DUF3467 domain-containing protein — translation MDNNQNPQDGNINIELNEMVAAGIYANLALVNHSPSEFVVDFIQLMPGVQQAKVRSRVILAPLHAKRVLNALQQNIANYEQQFGEIKEVEPFVLGGNNVQA, via the coding sequence ATGGACAACAATCAAAATCCACAAGACGGAAACATCAACATCGAATTAAACGAAATGGTAGCTGCTGGTATCTATGCTAACCTAGCTTTAGTAAACCACTCTCCATCTGAATTTGTAGTAGACTTTATTCAGTTGATGCCAGGTGTTCAGCAAGCTAAAGTAAGATCAAGAGTTATTCTTGCTCCACTTCACGCTAAAAGAGTATTAAACGCTCTTCAGCAGAACATCGCTAACTACGAGCAGCAGTTCGGAGAAATCAAAGAAGTTGAGCCTTTCGTATTAGGAGGAAACAACGTTCAAGCGTAA
- the rpoC gene encoding DNA-directed RNA polymerase subunit beta', producing MSNKNKTSRFNKITIGLASPESILQDSRGEVLKPETINYRTHKPERDGLFCEKIFGPVKDYECACGKYKRIRYKGIVCDRCGVEVTEKKVRRERIGHIGLVVPIAHIWYFRSLPNKIGYLLGIPSKKLDMIIYYERYVVIQQGIAKKLDGSDFENMEFLTEEEYLDIMETLPVENQYLDDSDPNKFIARMGAEAVEDLLKRIDLDALSFDLRHKAHNEGSKQRRTEALKRLNVVEALRGANTRMINRPEWMIMRVLPVIPPELRPLVPLDGGRFATSDLNDLYRRVIIRNNRLKRLLEIKAPEVILRNEKRMLQESVDSLFDNTRKSSAVKSESNRPLKSLSDSLKGKQGRFRQNLLGKRVDYSARSVIVVGPNLQLHECGIPKDMAAELYKPFIIRKLIERGIVKTVKSAKRIIDRKEPVVYDILENVMKGHPVLLNRAPTLHRLGIQAFQPKMIEGKAIQLHPLVTTAFNADFDGDQMAVHLPLGPEAILEAQLLMLGSQNILNPANGSPITVPSQDMVLGLYFMTKELSSTEDMKVKGEGLAFYSPEEAEIAYAEGRVSLNAKVRCRLPVKEDGVIVTRLIETSVGRILFNQIVPKQVGYINELLTKKSLRNVIGKILADTDFPTTVKFLDAMKDLGYSNAFKGGLSFSLGDIVVPVEKKQMIASSIETVDEIRANYNMGLITDTERYNQVIDVWTNTNAGLTEMIMSRMKTDQGGFNSVYMMLDSGARGSKEQIRQLSGMRGLMAKPQKAGSTGAEIIENPILANFKEGLSILEYFISTHGARKGLADTALKTADAGYLTRRLVDVAQDVIVTEDDCGTLRGTEVTALKKNDEIVEKISERILGRVSLHNIYDPETDELIASADQVIIEALAKRIEEAGLESVEVRSPLTCEAKKGICAKCYGRNLATGKVIHMGEAVGVIAAQSIGEPGTQLTLRTFHQGGTAGNVSENPSIVARRDGIVEMDEVRTITSEDENGNTAEVVVSRSTEFRLVADNELRTPLMVANVPYGSILAVKPGDKVKKGDTICRWDPYNAVIIAETSGKVEYEDIIQGISFQLEIDEQTGFEEKVISESRNKKAVPTLKVVDSKGVEQKAYNLPVGAHLMVNDGEKIKAGKVLIKIPRKSAKAGDITGGLPRVTELFEARNPSNPAVVTEIDGVVSYGKIKRGNRELIVEAKTGERKIYLVKLSNQILVQENDFVRAGSPLSDGSITPEDILRIKGPTAVQEYLVNEIQEVYRLQGVKIDDKHFEIIVRQMMTKVSIVDGGDTQFLEGALEHKYDFLEENNRVFGLKVVVDAGDSKEFMPGQMITARELRDENSKLKREDLALVEVREALPATATPVLQGITRAALQTKSFMSAASFQETTKVLNEAAVAGKVDDLNGLKENVIVGHRIPAGTGLKEYQNVIVGSKKEFEDLN from the coding sequence ATGTCAAATAAAAATAAAACAAGTAGATTTAATAAAATAACCATCGGTTTAGCTTCACCGGAGTCTATTTTACAGGACTCAAGAGGGGAGGTTTTAAAACCGGAAACTATTAACTACAGAACTCACAAACCTGAAAGAGACGGATTATTCTGTGAGAAAATCTTTGGTCCTGTAAAAGATTACGAGTGTGCTTGTGGTAAATACAAGAGAATTCGTTACAAAGGGATTGTTTGTGACCGTTGTGGTGTAGAAGTTACTGAGAAAAAAGTAAGAAGAGAAAGAATCGGTCATATCGGATTGGTCGTTCCTATTGCTCACATCTGGTACTTCCGTTCATTGCCAAACAAAATCGGATACCTTTTAGGAATCCCTTCTAAGAAATTAGATATGATCATCTACTATGAAAGATATGTAGTGATTCAGCAGGGTATTGCTAAAAAATTAGATGGTTCCGATTTCGAAAATATGGAATTCCTTACAGAAGAAGAGTACCTTGATATTATGGAAACTCTTCCTGTAGAAAACCAGTATCTTGATGATTCTGATCCAAACAAATTCATCGCCAGAATGGGTGCTGAAGCTGTAGAAGATCTATTAAAAAGAATCGATCTTGATGCATTGTCTTTCGACTTGAGACACAAAGCTCATAACGAAGGTTCTAAACAAAGAAGAACTGAAGCTCTTAAAAGATTGAACGTTGTAGAAGCATTGAGAGGTGCTAATACAAGAATGATCAACAGACCAGAGTGGATGATCATGCGTGTACTTCCTGTTATCCCACCAGAATTAAGACCATTAGTTCCATTGGATGGAGGACGTTTCGCAACTTCTGACTTGAATGACCTTTATAGAAGAGTAATTATCAGAAATAACCGTTTGAAGAGATTATTGGAGATCAAAGCTCCTGAAGTAATCTTGAGAAACGAGAAGCGTATGCTTCAGGAATCAGTAGATTCATTATTCGATAATACAAGAAAATCTTCTGCAGTAAAATCTGAATCAAACAGACCATTGAAATCACTTTCTGATTCATTGAAAGGTAAGCAAGGTCGTTTCCGTCAGAACTTACTAGGGAAAAGGGTAGATTACTCTGCGCGTTCCGTAATTGTTGTAGGTCCAAACTTACAGCTTCACGAATGTGGTATTCCTAAAGATATGGCAGCTGAACTTTACAAACCGTTTATCATTAGAAAACTAATTGAAAGAGGAATTGTAAAAACTGTAAAATCTGCAAAGAGAATTATTGATAGAAAAGAACCTGTAGTTTATGATATTCTTGAAAACGTGATGAAAGGTCACCCTGTTTTATTGAACAGAGCACCTACTCTTCACAGACTAGGTATCCAGGCTTTCCAACCTAAGATGATCGAAGGTAAGGCAATCCAGCTACACCCGTTGGTAACAACAGCATTCAACGCCGATTTCGATGGTGACCAGATGGCGGTACACTTACCGTTAGGACCAGAGGCAATCCTTGAAGCTCAGTTATTGATGTTAGGTTCTCAAAACATCTTGAACCCTGCAAACGGTTCTCCGATTACAGTACCTTCTCAGGACATGGTTCTTGGTCTTTATTTCATGACTAAAGAATTGAGCTCTACAGAAGATATGAAAGTAAAAGGGGAAGGTCTTGCATTCTATTCTCCTGAGGAAGCGGAAATCGCTTATGCTGAAGGTAGAGTTTCTTTAAATGCTAAGGTAAGATGTAGACTACCTGTTAAAGAAGACGGAGTAATAGTAACAAGATTGATCGAAACTTCTGTAGGTAGAATTTTATTTAACCAGATTGTACCTAAGCAGGTAGGATATATCAATGAACTTCTTACGAAGAAATCATTGAGAAACGTTATCGGTAAGATCCTTGCTGATACAGACTTCCCTACAACTGTGAAGTTCCTTGATGCAATGAAAGACTTAGGGTATTCAAACGCATTCAAAGGAGGTCTTTCATTCTCACTTGGGGATATTGTAGTTCCTGTTGAGAAAAAGCAGATGATTGCTTCTTCAATTGAAACTGTAGACGAAATTAGAGCTAACTATAACATGGGTCTAATTACCGATACAGAACGTTATAACCAGGTAATCGACGTTTGGACAAATACCAACGCAGGATTAACTGAAATGATCATGAGCAGAATGAAAACTGACCAAGGTGGTTTCAACTCTGTATACATGATGCTTGACTCTGGAGCGAGGGGTTCTAAAGAACAGATCCGTCAGTTATCAGGGATGAGAGGTTTGATGGCAAAACCGCAGAAAGCCGGTTCTACCGGAGCGGAGATCATCGAAAACCCGATCCTTGCAAACTTTAAGGAAGGTCTTTCGATTCTAGAGTACTTTATCTCTACCCACGGTGCCCGTAAAGGACTTGCGGATACCGCTCTTAAGACAGCCGATGCTGGTTACTTAACGAGAAGATTGGTAGACGTTGCACAGGACGTTATCGTTACAGAAGATGACTGTGGAACGCTGAGAGGTACAGAAGTTACTGCACTTAAGAAAAATGACGAGATCGTTGAAAAAATCTCTGAAAGAATCTTAGGTAGAGTATCTCTACATAATATTTACGATCCTGAAACTGACGAGCTTATTGCAAGTGCAGATCAGGTGATCATTGAAGCATTGGCGAAAAGAATCGAAGAGGCTGGATTAGAGTCTGTTGAGGTTCGTTCACCATTAACTTGTGAAGCTAAGAAAGGGATCTGTGCTAAATGTTACGGTAGAAACTTAGCAACAGGTAAAGTGATTCACATGGGTGAAGCGGTAGGTGTAATTGCAGCACAGTCAATTGGGGAACCAGGTACTCAGCTTACGTTGAGAACCTTCCACCAAGGAGGTACTGCAGGAAACGTATCAGAAAACCCATCTATCGTTGCAAGAAGAGATGGTATCGTTGAAATGGATGAAGTAAGAACAATTACTTCTGAAGATGAAAACGGTAACACTGCTGAGGTTGTGGTTTCCCGTTCAACAGAATTCAGATTAGTTGCTGATAATGAGCTTAGAACTCCATTAATGGTAGCTAACGTACCTTACGGATCTATATTAGCTGTAAAACCAGGTGATAAAGTGAAGAAAGGAGATACAATCTGTAGATGGGATCCATATAACGCGGTAATTATTGCTGAAACTTCAGGTAAGGTAGAATACGAGGATATTATCCAGGGTATTTCATTCCAACTTGAAATTGACGAACAAACAGGATTTGAAGAGAAAGTAATCTCTGAATCCAGAAATAAGAAAGCCGTACCTACCTTGAAAGTGGTAGACTCTAAAGGTGTTGAGCAGAAAGCTTACAACTTACCGGTAGGAGCCCACTTAATGGTTAACGATGGTGAAAAAATTAAGGCTGGTAAAGTCTTAATCAAAATCCCAAGAAAATCTGCAAAAGCAGGGGATATCACCGGAGGTCTTCCGAGAGTTACCGAATTATTCGAAGCTAGAAACCCTTCAAACCCAGCGGTTGTTACTGAAATCGACGGGGTAGTTTCTTACGGAAAAATAAAGAGAGGTAACCGTGAACTTATTGTTGAAGCTAAAACTGGAGAAAGAAAAATTTATTTAGTTAAATTATCAAACCAGATCTTAGTACAGGAGAATGACTTCGTAAGAGCAGGTTCTCCGCTTTCTGACGGTTCTATTACGCCGGAAGATATCTTAAGAATTAAAGGCCCAACAGCAGTTCAGGAATACTTGGTAAATGAGATTCAGGAAGTTTACCGTCTACAGGGGGTAAAAATCGACGACAAGCACTTCGAAATTATCGTAAGACAGATGATGACGAAAGTATCTATCGTAGATGGAGGTGATACTCAATTCCTTGAAGGAGCTCTTGAGCACAAGTATGATTTCTTGGAAGAAAACAACAGAGTATTCGGTCTTAAAGTAGTAGTAGACGCTGGTGATTCTAAAGAATTTATGCCAGGTCAGATGATTACTGCAAGAGAATTGAGAGATGAAAACTCTAAGTTGAAGCGTGAAGATTTAGCATTGGTAGAAGTAAGAGAAGCTCTTCCTGCTACAGCAACTCCTGTACTGCAAGGTATTACAAGAGCTGCCCTTCAGACTAAGTCATTCATGTCTGCAGCATCATTCCAGGAAACAACTAAGGTTCTTAACGAAGCAGCTGTTGCTGGTAAAGTAGACGATCTTAACGGTCTTAAAGAAAATGTAATTGTAGGGCACAGAATCCCTGCAGGTACAGGTCTTAAAGAGTATCAGAACGTTATTGTAGGTTCTAAGAAAGAATTCGAAGACCTTAACTAA